One region of Peribacillus simplex genomic DNA includes:
- a CDS encoding M14 family zinc carboxypeptidase yields MNVKKKLFKVLSSTVIAAALLGPNVSFAERGPNPTGGTNLSTEAFLNYDELVKKLNQLEQVSKGKVKVEVAGQTNQGRSIHKVTVGHGDKVVLIQSEIHGNEKTGTVALLNILENLGQSNSPEVKRMLDELTIVAIPMMNADASELDRRGNEMTWAEVVGKFPQLSNVKPSWNYYTIPRSGDDYASKPGFDVNRDFNPNLNYVPKPQDFPGASEKPGWFITPESQTVRDIYKGLKSKFGKVDVFIDLHHQGFPYIEGTDDRVTMSISGKFVANPSTPAGAKYAEYADNFKYDFSRQLTLTAYNALQAKGNSVFTNISLYDQSIDLPGTALGTFALNGSGTVLFEVSGQTQNFGQKKKGQLVKTVETGLMGIINGVTDGSVHNLNPSDYENIPESSSTPGF; encoded by the coding sequence ATGAATGTGAAAAAGAAGCTTTTTAAGGTTTTAAGTTCAACAGTAATAGCAGCAGCATTACTTGGCCCTAATGTCAGCTTTGCTGAACGAGGACCAAACCCGACAGGTGGAACGAATCTTTCTACTGAAGCATTCCTTAATTATGACGAGCTTGTAAAAAAATTAAATCAACTTGAGCAAGTGAGTAAAGGGAAAGTAAAAGTAGAAGTGGCTGGACAAACAAATCAGGGGCGTTCCATTCACAAGGTAACGGTCGGTCATGGTGACAAAGTCGTTCTTATTCAAAGTGAAATTCACGGAAATGAAAAAACAGGAACTGTTGCGTTATTGAACATTCTTGAAAACCTTGGTCAAAGCAACTCGCCTGAGGTAAAGAGAATGCTTGATGAATTAACAATCGTTGCTATTCCAATGATGAACGCAGACGCCTCAGAGCTTGATCGCCGTGGAAATGAGATGACATGGGCAGAGGTTGTAGGGAAATTCCCACAACTTTCAAATGTGAAACCCTCTTGGAACTATTACACGATTCCCAGATCTGGAGACGACTATGCTAGCAAACCGGGATTTGATGTTAATCGTGACTTTAATCCAAACCTTAACTATGTACCAAAGCCTCAAGACTTCCCGGGGGCATCTGAAAAGCCGGGCTGGTTTATTACACCTGAATCGCAAACGGTACGTGACATATATAAAGGGTTAAAATCGAAATTTGGTAAAGTGGATGTTTTTATCGACCTTCATCACCAAGGGTTCCCATATATCGAAGGAACTGATGATCGTGTAACAATGTCAATATCCGGAAAATTCGTTGCCAACCCAAGCACTCCTGCAGGGGCTAAATATGCAGAGTATGCAGATAATTTTAAATATGATTTCTCCCGTCAGTTGACACTTACTGCGTATAACGCACTACAAGCAAAAGGGAATTCCGTGTTTACAAATATTTCATTGTACGATCAATCTATCGACCTGCCAGGTACTGCTTTAGGAACGTTTGCTTTAAACGGAAGTGGCACGGTTCTATTTGAAGTAAGTGGACAAACACAAAACTTTGGGCAAAAAAAGAAAGGCCAGCTAGTAAAAACGGTTGAAACGGGTCTAATGGGTATTATCAATGGTGTAACAGATGGATCGGTTCATAATCTTAATCCATCAGACTATGAAAATATTCCTGAAAGTTCATCTACACCGGGATTCTAA
- a CDS encoding MBL fold metallo-hydrolase — translation MKNNKIYPIIAPSALSLKSINFYLVKQDESLTLVDAGMNDDVCWNALQQTLKENGFTVGDITGILLTHHHGDHVGLVNRITELHPIPVYAHSKSVPRLKRDPDFLNMRIEFFKQLYLEMGCGELGDKQVAYLFNAVDNNKDQKLNCDIIAITGKQWLNFEVIEFPGHAPDQIAFLDQKGKLLLSGDLLIEHISSNALIEPDENGNRMLTLVDHIDSLKRCLALQVNLLLPGHGNIMEQPGPLIEKRLNSIERKSQKILALIESGISTGNELAKEFYKQKYTSEFPLVMSEIIGHLDYLEYQGKVKKQLIEYVVHYQTK, via the coding sequence ATGAAAAATAATAAAATTTACCCAATTATAGCTCCAAGCGCTTTATCTTTAAAAAGTATAAACTTTTATTTAGTCAAACAGGATGAATCTTTAACATTAGTCGATGCTGGTATGAATGATGACGTTTGCTGGAATGCACTGCAGCAAACCTTAAAGGAAAATGGATTTACCGTTGGGGATATCACAGGAATTTTATTAACCCATCATCATGGGGACCATGTTGGTTTGGTCAACCGGATTACTGAACTCCATCCTATACCAGTCTATGCCCATTCTAAATCCGTTCCCCGTCTAAAACGGGACCCTGACTTCTTAAATATGAGAATAGAATTTTTTAAGCAGCTTTATCTTGAGATGGGCTGTGGCGAACTTGGAGATAAACAAGTAGCATACCTTTTCAACGCAGTCGACAATAATAAAGATCAAAAACTGAATTGTGACATCATCGCAATCACAGGAAAACAATGGCTGAATTTTGAAGTGATCGAATTTCCCGGGCATGCCCCGGATCAAATTGCTTTCCTTGACCAAAAAGGGAAACTGCTTCTTTCCGGTGATTTATTGATTGAACATATTTCAAGTAACGCCTTGATCGAACCTGATGAAAACGGCAATAGGATGCTGACCCTTGTCGATCATATCGACTCATTAAAGCGATGTTTAGCATTACAGGTGAATCTCCTCTTACCAGGTCATGGCAACATCATGGAACAACCTGGTCCATTGATTGAAAAAAGACTCAATAGCATTGAGAGAAAGTCACAAAAAATCCTGGCCTTAATAGAATCTGGAATTTCTACAGGAAATGAACTGGCAAAGGAATTTTACAAACAAAAGTATACATCAGAATTCCCGCTCGTCATGTCAGAAATCATCGGCCATTTGGATTACTTGGAATATCAGGGGAAGGTCAAGAAACAACTTATCGAATATGTAGTTCATTATCAAACTAAGTGA
- a CDS encoding 2-hydroxyacid dehydrogenase: MKPKIYITRKLPEQIIDGLCGNYDVRMWDQEDIPVPREVLEQEMQEVEGLLCLLTEQIDESLIEKAANLKIIANMAVGHNNIDVQSATKRGIMVTNTPGVLTETTADLTFGLLLATARRLMEAEDYLRSGRWETWSPMQLTGQDVNGATLGIIGLGRIGEALAKRAKGFDMNLVYFNRSRKYEKEKELGIEYQPLEKLLQISDFVCVMLPLTPETAYMIGKEQLGLMKGTAVLINTARGGIVDENALYQALKNQEIWAAGLDVFEEEPVPLDHPLLTLPNVVTLPHIGSASIATRLKMATLAVQNLKEGLSGDSPRNLVFLNKGK, from the coding sequence TTGAAGCCTAAAATTTATATTACAAGGAAATTGCCGGAACAAATCATCGATGGTCTTTGTGGGAATTATGATGTCAGGATGTGGGACCAAGAGGATATACCGGTCCCTAGAGAAGTCCTTGAACAAGAAATGCAAGAAGTAGAGGGTCTGCTTTGCTTGTTGACGGAACAAATCGACGAGTCACTGATTGAAAAGGCCGCTAATCTGAAAATCATCGCGAATATGGCAGTAGGCCATAATAATATTGATGTTCAAAGTGCAACTAAACGGGGCATCATGGTAACGAACACACCGGGGGTCTTAACGGAAACGACAGCCGATTTAACCTTCGGCTTGCTCCTTGCAACGGCAAGGAGGTTGATGGAGGCAGAAGATTATTTAAGGAGTGGGAGATGGGAAACGTGGTCGCCAATGCAGCTGACCGGACAAGATGTAAACGGTGCGACGCTTGGTATCATCGGGTTAGGGAGGATTGGTGAAGCCCTTGCAAAAAGAGCAAAGGGATTTGATATGAACTTAGTTTATTTTAATCGTAGCCGAAAGTATGAAAAGGAAAAAGAATTGGGAATCGAATATCAGCCCCTTGAAAAATTGCTCCAAATCTCGGATTTCGTTTGTGTCATGTTGCCGCTCACACCGGAAACCGCTTATATGATCGGCAAGGAGCAGCTGGGATTAATGAAAGGGACGGCTGTGCTCATTAATACCGCAAGAGGCGGGATAGTTGATGAAAACGCGTTATATCAGGCGCTGAAAAATCAGGAGATTTGGGCGGCTGGACTGGATGTATTTGAAGAAGAACCCGTTCCTTTGGATCACCCTCTGCTTACATTGCCCAATGTGGTTACATTACCCCATATCGGGAGTGCAAGTATTGCCACAAGATTAAAAATGGCAACTCTTGCTGTACAAAACTTGAAGGAAGGATTATCTGGTGATTCTCCCCGTAATTTAGTTTTTTTGAATAAAGGAAAATGA
- a CDS encoding multidrug effflux MFS transporter, with protein MIEMKETISSGNEMTKSKRLLMALMLGSFAAIGPLSLDMYLPGLPRLAEDLKSSTSLAQLSLTACLLGLALGQIYLGPLSDAKGRRTPLIISLSIYSISSLLCAFAPSIELLLLLRLIQGIAGAGGIVISRAIVRDLFSGTDLTKFFSMLMLVNGAAPILAPVFGGQLLQFTSWRGVFIVICVLGVLMVAAAFFGIKETLSPNLRSAGGINDTIKTFGNLLKDRVFMGYAFSQGFISAAMFAYISGSPFVLQNIYGVSPQTFSLIFAINGMGIIIASQVAGKLAGKVKEEKLLQMGLCLALFGGIFLLASVFLEIGLAGILVALFLSVSSVGVVGTTSFSLAMQNQKKTAGSASALIGLLPFILGSLMAPLVGLGSGESSLPMGIVMVSCHFVAMFAYLILARRGLRKVT; from the coding sequence ATGATTGAAATGAAAGAAACGATATCATCAGGCAACGAAATGACTAAATCCAAAAGGCTGTTGATGGCTCTTATGCTGGGGTCTTTTGCAGCGATTGGACCATTGTCACTTGATATGTATTTACCGGGTCTCCCTAGACTAGCTGAGGATCTGAAAAGCAGTACGTCTTTAGCCCAGCTGAGTTTGACTGCCTGCTTGTTAGGATTAGCTTTAGGCCAAATTTATTTAGGGCCGCTAAGTGATGCAAAAGGAAGACGGACACCGTTAATCATATCATTATCCATTTATAGTATTTCATCACTGTTATGTGCTTTTGCTCCATCCATTGAATTGCTTTTATTATTACGTTTGATCCAAGGTATTGCGGGAGCAGGAGGCATTGTCATTTCAAGGGCCATAGTTCGTGACCTTTTTTCAGGAACGGATTTGACCAAATTCTTCTCCATGTTAATGCTGGTAAATGGGGCGGCACCGATTTTGGCACCAGTTTTTGGCGGTCAACTTTTGCAATTCACTTCTTGGCGGGGAGTTTTCATAGTCATTTGTGTATTAGGTGTCCTTATGGTTGCGGCTGCATTTTTTGGGATAAAGGAAACTTTATCGCCTAATCTCAGGAGTGCTGGTGGGATAAACGATACAATCAAGACGTTTGGGAATTTATTGAAGGATAGGGTGTTTATGGGCTATGCTTTTTCACAAGGGTTCATAAGTGCGGCTATGTTCGCTTATATTTCCGGGTCGCCTTTTGTTCTCCAGAATATTTATGGGGTTTCCCCACAGACATTCAGCCTGATCTTTGCAATAAACGGAATGGGAATCATCATTGCTTCCCAAGTTGCCGGAAAGCTGGCGGGGAAGGTTAAAGAAGAAAAGCTGCTTCAAATGGGATTATGTCTTGCTTTGTTTGGAGGAATATTCCTTCTTGCCTCAGTCTTTCTCGAAATTGGGCTGGCAGGAATCTTGGTCGCTTTGTTCCTCTCCGTTTCCAGCGTCGGTGTCGTCGGTACAACGAGTTTTTCGTTAGCGATGCAAAATCAGAAAAAAACAGCAGGCAGTGCTTCCGCTCTAATCGGATTGCTTCCTTTTATATTGGGATCACTAATGGCTCCGCTGGTAGGCCTAGGTTCAGGTGAGTCATCCTTGCCGATGGGAATTGTGATGGTAAGTTGTCATTTCGTTGCCATGTTCGCTTATTTGATTCTTGCCCGTCGTGGGTTAAGGAAAGTTACTTAA
- a CDS encoding SDR family oxidoreductase yields MTDLMRNKVAIITGGGSGIGRGAALKLAENGANIIFFDRTVENAEKVKEEVENLGSEALIIKTDVSKAEQVEHAFKAAYDHFGKIDFVFANAGINGVIAPIEDIKPEDWDQTHTINLKGTFLTIKYAIPYMKETGGSIVINSSINGNRYFKNFGFSAYSSSKAGQVAFGKMAALELAKYKIRVNTICPGSIDTNIHDNTFPEDENLKKIRIPIEYPQGSQPLAKKAGTTEQAGDLVLFLASDMSSHITGTEVYIDGAESLL; encoded by the coding sequence ATGACAGATTTAATGAGAAACAAAGTTGCCATCATTACCGGTGGAGGATCTGGAATTGGCCGCGGTGCAGCACTTAAACTTGCTGAAAACGGCGCGAACATCATCTTTTTTGACCGTACAGTCGAAAATGCCGAAAAGGTGAAGGAAGAAGTGGAAAACCTGGGCAGTGAGGCTTTAATCATTAAAACGGATGTTTCCAAGGCTGAGCAAGTTGAACATGCCTTCAAGGCCGCCTATGACCATTTTGGCAAAATTGATTTTGTATTTGCAAACGCAGGCATAAACGGAGTGATAGCCCCTATTGAAGATATAAAGCCAGAAGATTGGGATCAGACACATACCATCAACCTCAAAGGAACCTTTCTCACCATCAAATACGCCATTCCCTATATGAAGGAAACGGGTGGCAGCATCGTAATTAATAGCTCCATCAACGGAAACCGATATTTCAAGAATTTTGGATTTTCCGCCTATAGCTCATCCAAAGCTGGTCAAGTCGCTTTTGGTAAAATGGCTGCACTCGAATTGGCAAAATATAAAATCAGGGTGAACACCATTTGTCCCGGCTCCATCGATACGAACATTCACGATAACACTTTCCCGGAAGATGAAAACTTAAAAAAAATCAGGATTCCAATAGAATATCCGCAAGGTTCTCAGCCCCTGGCGAAGAAAGCAGGGACTACCGAACAAGCTGGTGATCTCGTATTGTTTCTAGCATCAGACATGTCCTCCCATATTACGGGCACGGAAGTTTATATCGATGGAGCAGAATCACTATTATAA
- a CDS encoding Gfo/Idh/MocA family protein — protein MIRIGVIGTNWITERFLEAVKHVADLSLTAVYSRTEAKAKEFANKYDVHTIFTNLEEMAASDEIDAVYIASPNSHHCRQAVLFLQNKKHVLCEKPMASNAAEVMEMFEAAKQNEVLLMEAMKSTIMPNFESIKGNLDKIGKIRRFSGSFCQYSSRYDSYKQGTVLNAFNPEFSNGSLMDLGIYVLYPLVVLFGKPNKVQASGTMLESGVDGQGTILLSYDEMEAVVMFSKITESNLPSEIQGELGSILIQKISGPQAVEIQYRDGTTESISAKQDMPTMYYEAKEFVELIQQGKMESDINSYSNSLLTMEIMDEARKQIGVVFPSDRL, from the coding sequence TTGATACGAATAGGGGTAATAGGTACAAATTGGATCACGGAACGATTTTTGGAGGCTGTAAAGCATGTAGCGGATTTATCTTTAACCGCCGTGTATTCACGTACAGAAGCGAAAGCCAAGGAATTTGCCAATAAATACGATGTACATACGATTTTTACAAATTTAGAAGAAATGGCGGCCAGCGATGAGATCGATGCTGTATATATTGCCAGCCCTAACTCTCATCATTGCAGGCAAGCCGTGTTGTTTTTACAAAATAAAAAACATGTATTATGTGAAAAACCAATGGCCTCAAATGCGGCAGAAGTAATGGAAATGTTTGAAGCTGCAAAACAAAATGAAGTGCTATTGATGGAAGCGATGAAGTCGACCATCATGCCGAATTTCGAAAGTATAAAGGGGAATCTGGATAAAATCGGGAAGATACGACGCTTTTCGGGAAGCTTTTGTCAATATTCATCTCGCTATGATTCGTATAAACAAGGCACTGTGCTGAATGCATTCAATCCTGAATTCTCTAATGGTTCTTTAATGGATCTAGGTATTTATGTCCTCTATCCACTTGTTGTACTATTCGGTAAACCAAATAAGGTGCAGGCGTCAGGAACGATGCTTGAATCAGGAGTTGATGGACAGGGTACGATCTTGCTTTCCTATGATGAAATGGAGGCGGTCGTCATGTTTTCGAAGATTACCGAATCCAATTTGCCATCGGAAATTCAAGGTGAACTTGGAAGCATCCTCATTCAGAAAATTTCAGGACCGCAAGCGGTGGAAATCCAGTATCGGGATGGAACAACTGAAAGCATTTCGGCTAAACAGGATATGCCTACCATGTATTATGAAGCGAAAGAATTTGTTGAATTGATACAGCAGGGGAAAATGGAGTCCGATATAAATTCATATTCTAATTCACTGTTGACTATGGAAATCATGGATGAAGCAAGAAAGCAAATTGGCGTCGTCTTTCCTTCAGACCGATTATAA
- a CDS encoding NADH-dependent flavin oxidoreductase, whose amino-acid sequence MNQKYEKIFQPYKFPSGVEVKNRIMMAPMTTYSSDDQGVVTDDELAYYAERSAGVGAVVTACAYVSAGGKGFPGQFSADDDSFIPSLRKLAETIQSNGSKAILQIYHGGRQSPPELLPDSQPVSASAIASNDEAPVPREMGEDEIQDVIKAFGGATRRAIEAGFDGVEIHGANTYLLQQFFSPHSNRRTDNWGGTLGKRLIFPLTIVNEVEKTVADHAEKPFIIGYRISPEEGSNPGITLDDTLQFVDRLANQNLDYLHISVGHFWNGSFRESDRTKSRIVKIYDKVGNRIPVVGVGSLHTPDEVAEAMETGVPFIALGRELLMEPHWIEKIRSGKEVEIRTTLSKKDQDELVIPDPLWEKLIQIKGWLPVVE is encoded by the coding sequence ATGAATCAAAAATACGAAAAGATCTTTCAACCATATAAATTTCCATCAGGGGTAGAAGTGAAAAATCGTATCATGATGGCTCCTATGACCACTTATTCTTCGGATGATCAAGGTGTTGTAACCGATGATGAACTGGCCTATTACGCTGAACGCTCGGCTGGTGTAGGTGCGGTGGTCACGGCATGTGCCTATGTATCTGCTGGAGGAAAGGGATTCCCAGGTCAATTTAGTGCAGATGACGATTCATTTATCCCATCTTTGAGAAAATTAGCGGAAACGATTCAGTCTAATGGGTCAAAAGCGATATTGCAAATATATCATGGAGGCCGACAAAGTCCTCCGGAATTATTGCCAGATAGCCAACCTGTTTCTGCAAGTGCCATTGCTTCCAACGATGAAGCACCGGTACCGCGGGAAATGGGTGAAGATGAAATACAAGACGTAATTAAGGCATTTGGAGGAGCAACAAGAAGAGCCATCGAAGCAGGATTTGATGGTGTGGAAATCCATGGAGCCAATACGTACCTGCTTCAACAATTCTTCTCGCCGCACTCGAACCGCCGTACGGATAACTGGGGTGGAACACTGGGAAAACGATTGATTTTCCCGCTTACCATTGTGAATGAAGTAGAGAAAACGGTTGCTGACCATGCGGAAAAACCATTTATCATCGGCTACCGCATTTCTCCCGAAGAAGGCAGCAATCCTGGAATCACTTTGGATGATACGCTCCAGTTTGTTGATAGATTAGCGAATCAAAACCTGGATTATCTACATATATCGGTAGGTCACTTCTGGAATGGGTCTTTCCGTGAGAGTGATAGGACAAAGTCTCGCATCGTTAAGATCTACGACAAAGTTGGGAATCGTATCCCGGTTGTCGGTGTAGGGTCCCTGCATACCCCCGATGAAGTTGCAGAAGCTATGGAAACGGGTGTCCCATTTATCGCCCTTGGCCGTGAGCTTCTAATGGAACCGCATTGGATTGAAAAAATCAGGTCTGGAAAAGAAGTGGAAATACGGACAACCCTTTCGAAAAAAGATCAGGATGAACTTGTCATTCCAGATCCGCTTTGGGAAAAGTTGATTCAGATAAAAGGTTGGCTCCCGGTTGTGGAATAA
- a CDS encoding GH1 family beta-glucosidase has protein sequence MKFPHDFLLGAASASFQIEGAWDEDGKGVTNWDVFSKIPGKTFEGTNGDVAIDHYHRYKEDIKLMAEMGLESYRFSISWARILPTGDGEVNEKGLEFYNNVINECLKYGIVPFVTLYHWDLPLTLEQDGGWTNKRTAEAFVKYAKICFRAFGDRIKHWITFNETVMFCGLGYLKGAHPPGIQNDENKYFQAIHYVFYAHAKAVEVYKALNHYGEIGITHVFLPAYSIDDKHENVLAARHANEYETFWYYDPILKGEYPSYVVEQLKEKGWTPSWTEEELDTLKRNAENNDFIGLNYYQPIRVEKNRDAVSNVEHSRETSTLAPGNPSFDGFYRTVKMEDKTYTKWGWEISPQGFLDGLHMLKERYGDIKMYVTENGLGDEDPIIDGEIVDVPRIKYIEEHLKVIKRAIKEGIHIKGYYAWSVIDLLSWLNGYKKQYGFIYVDHHDQLKRKKKLSFHWYKHIIETRGEEL, from the coding sequence ATGAAGTTTCCGCACGATTTTTTATTAGGAGCAGCCTCTGCCTCTTTTCAAATAGAAGGTGCATGGGATGAGGATGGAAAAGGTGTAACGAATTGGGATGTCTTTTCAAAGATTCCGGGGAAAACTTTTGAAGGTACAAACGGGGATGTAGCCATAGACCATTATCATCGTTACAAAGAGGATATTAAATTAATGGCAGAGATGGGACTTGAATCGTACCGGTTTTCCATTTCATGGGCACGTATTTTGCCCACAGGGGATGGAGAAGTCAATGAAAAAGGCTTGGAATTTTATAATAATGTTATTAATGAATGCTTAAAGTATGGGATTGTTCCATTTGTTACGCTGTATCATTGGGATTTGCCTTTGACGCTTGAACAAGATGGGGGATGGACGAATAAGCGAACAGCTGAAGCATTCGTCAAGTATGCGAAAATTTGTTTTCGCGCATTCGGAGACCGCATCAAACATTGGATCACGTTTAATGAAACGGTTATGTTTTGCGGTTTGGGCTATTTAAAAGGAGCGCACCCGCCTGGAATCCAAAACGATGAAAATAAATACTTTCAAGCGATACATTATGTTTTTTATGCACATGCAAAAGCGGTAGAGGTATACAAGGCACTGAATCATTACGGAGAAATTGGGATTACCCATGTTTTCCTGCCAGCTTACAGTATAGATGATAAACATGAGAATGTATTAGCTGCTCGGCATGCCAATGAATATGAAACTTTTTGGTATTATGACCCAATTTTAAAAGGTGAATATCCATCTTATGTGGTTGAGCAATTAAAGGAGAAAGGCTGGACGCCAAGTTGGACTGAAGAAGAACTGGATACGTTAAAAAGAAATGCGGAGAACAATGATTTTATTGGGCTTAATTATTACCAGCCCATTCGGGTGGAAAAAAATCGCGACGCTGTTTCAAACGTGGAGCATTCAAGAGAAACATCTACCCTCGCTCCAGGGAACCCGTCTTTTGATGGCTTTTATCGGACCGTAAAAATGGAAGATAAAACATATACAAAATGGGGCTGGGAAATCTCACCTCAAGGATTTTTAGATGGGCTGCATATGTTAAAAGAGCGTTATGGTGATATTAAAATGTATGTTACAGAAAACGGACTTGGTGATGAGGATCCGATTATCGATGGTGAAATAGTGGATGTTCCCCGTATTAAATATATTGAGGAACACTTAAAAGTGATTAAGCGTGCAATCAAAGAAGGCATCCATATAAAAGGGTATTATGCATGGTCTGTCATTGATCTATTAAGTTGGTTAAACGGGTATAAGAAGCAATACGGATTTATTTACGTGGATCATCATGATCAGTTAAAACGAAAAAAGAAGCTGTCGTTTCATTGGTATAAGCATATTATCGAGACGAGAGGGGAAGAGCTGTAA
- a CDS encoding SulP family inorganic anion transporter, with translation MIKDSRFQGYNMKGFQKDVTAGLVVGVIAIPLGLAFSIASGVEPIYGLYTTIIAGILISILGGSKYQIGGPTGAFVPLLFGIVMQYGYESLLIAGILAGMILVLMGLLKLGNLMKFIPRPVIIGFTTGIAIIIFSGQIANFFGMKVEKHEAFMDNMKELVIKADTINIYSVFVAIICFVVILLAPRLLPRVPGPLLGLLISTMAAYFLFPDKVATIGSTYGAIPKGFPEFQVPELSVEIIITLLPVAFTIALLGGVESLLSATVADNMGGTKHDSNKELVAQGIANITAPFFGGIPATGAIARTATNIKSGAASPMSGVIHGIVVLLVLLVLSPYAAHIPLASMAPILMFVAWNMSERKEFAHVLKTKTADSTVLLVTFLITVFTDLIMGVGIGLSIAFITFIAKMSQTLKVRERSHEITEIVPIDNSDSKINVYNLEGPLFFGSIDVLESSILANLDNKTKVLVLSMRRVTYMDTSAEAALLAIVNRIGKYKGKLIISGIQQQPKELLLSTGLYHKIEKQHFFKSKEDALYFAEKQLKGNSDKVV, from the coding sequence ATGATAAAAGATTCTAGATTTCAAGGATATAACATGAAGGGTTTTCAAAAAGACGTAACGGCAGGATTGGTTGTAGGTGTTATAGCCATTCCGTTAGGATTGGCTTTTTCAATTGCTTCAGGCGTCGAACCGATATACGGGTTATATACGACCATCATAGCTGGAATTCTCATATCGATTTTGGGTGGCTCCAAGTATCAAATTGGAGGACCAACCGGGGCGTTTGTTCCTTTATTATTTGGAATCGTTATGCAATATGGGTATGAAAGTCTGCTAATTGCCGGAATTTTAGCGGGAATGATATTAGTCTTGATGGGTCTTCTTAAGTTAGGCAATTTGATGAAGTTCATTCCCCGTCCAGTAATCATTGGATTTACAACAGGAATTGCGATAATAATCTTCTCGGGGCAAATTGCCAACTTCTTTGGTATGAAAGTGGAAAAACATGAAGCATTCATGGATAACATGAAGGAACTGGTGATTAAAGCAGACACGATCAATATATATAGTGTGTTTGTTGCGATCATATGTTTTGTCGTCATACTGCTGGCACCTAGACTCCTGCCACGAGTGCCAGGACCGCTCCTGGGTCTGCTAATATCCACAATGGCAGCTTACTTTTTATTTCCCGATAAGGTGGCTACAATTGGTTCCACGTATGGAGCGATTCCGAAAGGTTTTCCTGAATTCCAAGTGCCGGAGCTTTCAGTGGAAATCATTATCACCCTCCTTCCCGTTGCTTTTACCATTGCCTTGTTGGGCGGTGTCGAGTCATTGTTATCAGCTACAGTGGCCGATAATATGGGGGGAACCAAGCATGATAGTAATAAGGAATTGGTTGCCCAAGGGATTGCGAACATCACGGCTCCATTCTTCGGTGGGATACCGGCAACAGGTGCTATTGCCAGGACAGCTACCAATATAAAAAGCGGGGCAGCCTCCCCGATGTCCGGAGTCATTCACGGAATTGTCGTTTTACTGGTTTTGCTAGTACTTTCTCCATATGCAGCGCATATACCTTTGGCTAGCATGGCGCCCATATTGATGTTTGTTGCCTGGAATATGAGTGAAAGAAAGGAATTCGCTCATGTATTGAAAACGAAGACGGCGGATTCGACGGTTTTGCTAGTCACCTTCCTCATCACTGTCTTCACTGATTTAATCATGGGAGTGGGAATCGGCTTATCGATTGCATTCATCACCTTCATTGCAAAAATGAGCCAAACGTTAAAGGTTAGGGAAAGAAGTCATGAGATCACTGAGATTGTTCCAATTGATAATTCGGATTCAAAGATCAACGTGTATAACTTGGAAGGTCCCCTCTTCTTTGGTTCGATAGACGTCCTGGAGTCATCGATATTGGCGAACCTGGATAATAAGACGAAAGTGTTGGTATTAAGCATGCGCCGGGTAACATATATGGACACTTCAGCAGAGGCTGCACTATTGGCGATTGTTAATCGAATCGGAAAATATAAGGGGAAATTAATCATTTCCGGAATCCAGCAGCAACCAAAGGAATTGTTACTCAGCACTGGTTTGTATCATAAGATAGAAAAACAGCACTTTTTTAAATCGAAAGAAGATGCCCTGTATTTTGCCGAGAAGCAGTTGAAGGGCAATTCTGATAAAGTAGTCTAA
- a CDS encoding MerR family transcriptional regulator codes for MNVYRIGQLAELANVSRRTIDYYTQLGMLSYEKTGSRYRYYTEDALNRLQMINRYKEQNMPLTEIKERLLVWSESTVDSEQVLLMVDKISTDLKGLENELLELKPLLEQLDERQLTYAAKQLSVRGSSLLSIIAMFS; via the coding sequence GTGAATGTATATCGGATTGGCCAGCTTGCTGAACTTGCGAATGTTTCGAGGAGAACCATTGACTATTACACACAATTAGGAATGCTGAGCTATGAAAAAACTGGGTCAAGATATCGGTATTATACAGAAGATGCTCTAAATCGTCTTCAAATGATTAATCGGTATAAAGAACAGAATATGCCCTTGACTGAAATCAAGGAACGGTTACTTGTTTGGTCTGAATCCACTGTTGATTCTGAGCAAGTGCTCTTGATGGTGGACAAGATATCTACAGACCTTAAAGGACTGGAGAACGAATTGCTTGAATTAAAGCCTTTACTGGAACAGCTCGATGAACGGCAGTTAACATATGCTGCAAAACAGCTTTCCGTTCGGGGCAGCTCTTTATTGAGCATCATTGCCATGTTCTCTTAA